A genomic window from Bacillus solimangrovi includes:
- a CDS encoding Gfo/Idh/MocA family protein yields MIRFGTVGTNWITDIFLDAAKHHPQFSLKGVYSRSEDKAKEFAQKHDADLIFTDLEEMASSEDIDAVYIATPNSLHAQHAITFMNKGKHVLCEKPFASNLAEVDEMIEVAKKNNVLLMEALKTTFMPSFKAIRENIHKIGTVRRYNAIYCSYSSRYDAYRNGEILNAFNPNFSNGSLMDLGIYGLYPMVSLFGQPENLKANAYMLESGVDGEGSLLFKYKEMEAVVTHSKIVNSYVDSEIQGEDGTIMFDSVNAPTKAEIRYRDGSVEVIEFTQDKPPMYYELEEFIQLLEEGKMESSVNSHEVSRITASIMQEAREQIGLVYPADKR; encoded by the coding sequence TAAAGGGTGTTTATTCAAGATCAGAAGATAAAGCAAAAGAGTTTGCACAGAAACATGATGCGGATCTAATATTCACTGATCTAGAAGAAATGGCAAGTAGTGAGGACATTGATGCCGTTTACATAGCAACTCCTAATTCCTTACACGCTCAGCATGCGATTACGTTTATGAATAAAGGAAAGCATGTTTTATGTGAAAAGCCGTTTGCCTCGAATTTGGCAGAAGTGGATGAAATGATAGAGGTAGCGAAAAAAAATAACGTTTTATTAATGGAAGCTTTAAAGACTACGTTCATGCCTAGTTTTAAAGCGATACGAGAAAATATACATAAAATTGGTACTGTTCGTCGCTACAATGCGATTTATTGTAGTTACTCATCAAGGTATGATGCTTATCGAAATGGAGAGATTTTAAACGCATTTAATCCTAATTTTTCTAATGGATCATTAATGGATCTTGGGATATATGGTTTATATCCGATGGTTTCTCTATTTGGCCAACCTGAGAATCTGAAGGCTAATGCCTATATGTTAGAATCAGGAGTTGATGGTGAGGGAAGCTTGCTATTTAAATATAAAGAGATGGAAGCAGTCGTTACTCATTCAAAAATTGTCAATTCCTATGTTGATTCAGAAATACAAGGGGAAGATGGAACGATTATGTTTGATAGCGTGAATGCTCCTACTAAAGCAGAGATTCGCTACAGAGATGGATCAGTTGAAGTTATTGAATTTACTCAAGACAAACCTCCGATGTATTACGAGTTAGAAGAGTTTATTCAATTGTTAGAAGAAGGCAAAATGGAGTCTTCTGTGAACTCACATGAGGTTTCACGTATAACAGCTTCCATTATGCAAGAAGCAAGAGAACAAATCGGGCTTGTCTATCCAGCAGACAAGCGCTAA